A single region of the Paraburkholderia sprentiae WSM5005 genome encodes:
- a CDS encoding type II secretion system protein M produces MKAELAQTWAGFWDQRTDREKALLTWGGAALAVAIAWSVLWAPAQEGRTHLRESLPSLQRQFAQMTAQANEARSLTAAAQGVAPTGAALKDALAASLGEHGLAATQVQFVGNAVQVQMKNVAFPAWTAWVDDVRKQLKVQVSEAHITALKDDGQVDLTVALQPSSAK; encoded by the coding sequence ATGAAAGCTGAACTCGCTCAAACATGGGCTGGCTTCTGGGACCAGCGCACCGATCGCGAAAAGGCGCTGCTGACGTGGGGCGGCGCCGCGCTCGCCGTGGCGATTGCGTGGTCGGTATTGTGGGCGCCCGCGCAGGAAGGCCGCACGCATCTGCGCGAATCGCTGCCGAGCCTGCAGCGGCAGTTCGCGCAGATGACCGCGCAGGCGAATGAGGCGCGTTCGCTGACGGCAGCCGCGCAAGGCGTCGCACCGACCGGCGCGGCGCTGAAGGACGCGCTCGCCGCATCGCTCGGCGAGCATGGTCTTGCCGCGACGCAGGTGCAGTTCGTCGGCAACGCGGTGCAGGTGCAGATGAAAAACGTGGCGTTTCCGGCTTGGACCGCGTGGGTCGATGACGTGCGCAAGCAGTTGAAGGTGCAGGTCTCCGAGGCGCACATCACCGCGCTGAAAGACGACGGCCAGGTGGACCTGACGGTCGCGCTGCAACCGTCTAGCGCGAAATAA